The genomic DNA TTAGAGCTGTTAACATCCTGAGCCTGTaccctttaatttaaattattattattattatttttggcaAACTACAATTTATCCTCAAGTTTAGAGTACCTTATTATGGCTGCTGCTCAATCCTTTTCACAATCATCAGGCTCATCCAAACCTTCCAATAAGTGCAACTTTCGAGGTAAACATAAAAGTGGGTGTGGTCGTAGTAGTGGTGGTCCATCTACTCCTGGTTGACAACCCACATATCAGCCTCCTTTGCTCCTTAATCCTACTGGAGTTCTTCCTTAGGGTTCTTGTTAGATTTGTGATAAACAAGGGCACTTTGTTTGTGTTTATCCATAACGCGTAAATTTTTCCTACATAGTAGATTTAGTGACCACTCCTTTTGTTGCTATGTTCATTGTGATCCATCTGACTCCAATTGGGTTCTAGATTTTGGAGCTACACATTACATGACACCCAATGCTTCTGTCTTGTCCTCAGTTAAACCTCATACTAGTAtttcttttgtaattgttgGGAATGATTATTCACTATTGATTTTTCATCAGGGGTTTGTGTGTCTATCGAAATCTACTCATTTTCCAATTATCTTCTCTGGCGTGTTGTGTATCCTATTGTTAcgtaaaaaattgttttctattCATAAATTCACCTCTAATactaaatttgtttgtttttttgacTCATCCGGTTTTGTGATTAAGGACAAATAGACAGGATAAATCCTTCTCTCTGATTGTTGTAGTAACATTCTATATTAACTTTGATTTGCATTTCATCCGTGAGTTAGTTTCACATGGAGCCATTCGATTCTGATATGTCTCTACCAGTTCTCAACTTGTTGATATCTTTACCAAGGGATTGTCTTGTGAGCGTTTTCTTTCTTTGTGTCTTTAATTACAGCTTAGAGAGGTACCGTTGCAATTGTGAGGGAGTGTTAAACAATATTTACTTTCTCTTTCGGTCAAATTATGATTAGATCCGATTCTGACTtggtgtatattattttttccactTTGTAAGATTAGATTTTCTTTCCAGATTAcattgtaatattataaattatataatagtttgtcaataatatttattcagttTATCATCCAATTTATAATTCTTTCAAGCCTAACATCAATGTGATTCACTGACACAGAGCTTTGCAATAGAAAAAAAGAGCGGAAAAAAATGTTTCATGGTTGGGGCAAGAGGGCTGGACATCAATGAGATTGATGACTGGATTTCTGTACCAGAATCTAGGTTTGTTATGTTGTATAATATTCTTGTAACATTCTTTCTTATCATGTAGATATTGTATGTTCTTTAAGTtgcttaattaataaatatgtaaaacgAATCTGCAGGTTTAGTAGAGCGGCTTACCTCTTTCATGCGCTTTGGTTTGATGTGAAGGGAAAGATAGACACCAAAATTCTGTCCCCCAAAACCACCTATGTTGTTTATCTTGTGTTTAAGTTATATGACGATTCACAGAGTTTTGGTGTGCAATCAAGTGTTTATATAGAAGGAATAGATAATGGGAAGAGGAGGAAAGTGCTTTTAGATCCTCTACTATCAGTAAAAAGAGGAGATGATTGGATGGAAATTGAGATGGGTGAGTTCTTCAATGAAAATGGTGATGATGGGACTTTGATTTGTAGTCTCTCTAATGAACAACCGATGATGCAATACCTTTGTATTGAAGGAATTGAGCTCAGGCCTAAAAATggtagataatataattatgtaccATGTAGACATATGTATCTTGAGAATTCATGTCTTACCATAGGCAAGAATGGCTACTTCTGCATACCAAAGTTGATGTTGTTAtgctttatatgtatatatgaaacTGATGTATTTCGTGTTTGGCAACAtagcatataaataaattgtatttttgttgtCTTGATTAAAATCCATAACATtcaacttttaatatatatgatacactGATTAGAAGGCCAATAATTGAATTTAGGGTTACTCAAATAAAGTTTTCTcgtattcaaaaaataataataaataaaataatagatttttgctttttaaattttaaaagattattttctcatcaaATTGTAAAGGTTTGGTTATTAATTTTAGCAATTAAAGgatgtttatgttattttctaaaatattataaaagaggtgtaattaactattattttgtttgtaaggtttaatatattataataacaccATTACCAGACTAacctataaataatattataaaaatataaatattattttttaaaacttaatatagacaaataataaattttcatattgttGCATATGTGGTGAATTTTCCACCATATGCAGTAAATTTTGACATTTAATGGGAATGCATTTAATGGGACAAGATGAAGATTAGCagccaatttaaaaattttggtggGAATGCAATAAATGAAGTCTGGAGGCTAGCAGGAAATTTGGCTATATAAAGAACTTTTCCCTTCTTCATTCGGCTGTAACAATTTCtcatgcttcttcttcttctcttcatccggatattaaataaaattctctCAGTTGCTTTCTCTCCTTCTCAATTCCTCTTTaatcatttatcttttatatttgtgtgttaaattcataacatatatcttattttaaaaattatcatattcactcacacacacacacacacacacatgtgtgtgtgtgtgtgtgtgtttattacattttattcaGTTATTTGTAagtataattttccttttcgaAATTATTAGgtgacatattaaaattttaaaattttaaaatacccttaaacattttcttaaattttcaaaaccccctaaaatttattaacactcttaatattttcaaaaattataattcatcttaaatatataattatatattgttgacactcttatttatatttgtacattttttattatttatagttgaagttaatataaatttgtgtacaaaattatttaataaaagtttcGGAGTAAAGTCTTATTTAggcttattttttttaaataaaattatacgtatatattttttatacataatttaaatatataaataatatacaatcacgtgattaaataattttaaattaaagaggaaagtaatatccaatcatatagtgacacattatctgtatatttaaattatgtactaagaatatatacatataacattgtactttttttaaaaatgtttttaacaatttgataacaaaattaacaattaatttttttttaaattggtgAAAAAAATGTCTAAAAAATTGTGATTTCATAAGGGTGGATATGAACCAAACAAAACCTTTTCGctcgaatttgattcaaatgaaaaatggcTAGCTTAAGTTGATAGAGTCAAAATTAAAAGTCATTTAGCTCAAATGAAAAAGGATtctatttggtttgatttgagtttaatttgaattcatagtaTATGATTTTGTTTAGCTCGAATtcatgattcaaataaaaaactgaGAGAAAGTATAGAAAGGAATTGGAATTGATGACCACTAGTGGAACCAACATTTTGCCAAGGAGGGCGGGGGATGGGGGCCTTCGCGGATCCGTCATGATTTACCAAGCACTTAACAAAAGTTTagttatactaaatataaattttactttttattaaacttatgtttaattttataataaaactattcatatttattttgaatacataaatatatatatatatttgatatatatcattatgtcattagataattttaaattaataaaaaaatcatacttaaTCAGAtgataataaacataaatatatacacatatatatatttaaaattaatacacatagtattgtttATAATCAATATATCAATCAAAAGAACTGTACATAATCCTAAAAGACAACTTGAATGATAAACGTGAAAAGTGTCcaataaagtatgagtttaaaacttataaacgcatataaaaatcaaacttttaatatgtCAAAACATTTTGATCATATAACTCACTAAATTACgtataccaaaaaaataaaattcacacTAAATTTCTAGAGTTAAAGGATTTCATCTAAGTGTGCATCATCATctacagtttaaaaaaatagaatggAAAGAAACGGGTTTACCAAAAAAGCTACAGGAACGAGATTGGAATATGGTAAGCCAAACTTTGGAATTTTAGAAGTAGTGGACAACTATACAGTGCATATTTGATACATGGTTTTTTAGGATGACGAGTACTTCGGGTTTTGGACAAGTTTACAGTATTCCTGAGAAATTTGGAAAGAAACGGGCTAATGAAATAAGCTGAAAGAATGAGATTTAACTAAGGGTGGACCTGGcccaattttattaaagaaattttagcTTTAAGGCCTGCCCTTAGTGGGGCTGGTTCCGCCCCGGCTGATGACGTAACAAAAACCCAAATTCTAACCCAAAGTAATCGGTTTTAAAGGTGAAACATGCCATCATCTTCCGACTGTAAGTTTCCTAAGTTGTACCTaaatatgacagataatataattatgtaccATACAAACATATCTTGAGAATTCATAGGCAACAATGGCCACTTCTACAAACCAAAGTTGATGTTACGCTTTATATatgatgtatttcatatttgtcAACATAGCATATATACAAATTGGTTACTTGTGTTTTAGTTAAGATCCATaacttaattaagattaaaattttaatttatctagtGTAAAGATTATAAATAGTTCATCAatctcaaaaaataataaaattgtgatttggtATGAACCAAATTCTAGATGCTTTGGAAAAAAGGAACTTAaggaaagataaaattttgacaaCAATTATGGAGATGATTAGAGAAAAACCTTCAGGGCTAACCAAAATAAGAGCCACGGTGGAGATTGGAGAGATGGCTAGAATACGGAAGTTTTCTAATTGTATCtttgaaggccaaaagacttattttcacccaaggtttagtctattgaCAAAATCATgctcattaactttaaaaattttaaatatctttttgtctttatttataagggtataaatatcatttaactagttatattaaaaataaaataaaatcttatctccttttctaacttaattttgaaaacatacaATTTCccctaatttagttttaaaaacttactttTCCCTCGACTAggattttatgtttttactcATTACAACAACCTCCTTTATCTTTTAGAAAATTACAGTTACACCCCACATCACTGGAGTAAATTGCTGAAAAGGATGGTTATCAAAAAGAAAGAACCCACAACTTCATACATTTAGATAGCAAGTATAAATTaccttttcaattttcttaattgaaattgccaaatatatatttcttttttacaatCGAAAGTGTACTGAAATACTAGATTCTTTGATTAGGATTATTCCATAGAGAAGTTCAATGTGATAAATGAAGATTTGGAGAAGAAAGATTCAACTCCTCCAAGTAGCCTATTAGTGAAAATCTTGGAGACTTGTTCAGACTACGATGGTGGTTCCTTTTGTGGTTCTTTAGCCACACTGACCTTGGTTCTTCTGAATATGAGGAAGAGTAGAGAGTTTTCGAGTTCATTTTgtaattaacctttttttttctctcttaaagtTCAGGTAgttaggaaattaattaaacccTTTTGATGTCAAACACTTGTCTTTCCACATGCCTCCTCACTCCAGAGTTTAGGATTCTAGGACTTCAACTCAAAACAACAATATTTGTTGATGAAATTATGGAAGATGTACAATTGGATAAAGATTAGGCTGCCAATGTTGAAGAAACAAAAGTGCATTACACTAAAATTGAAAAGCCAAAGGATTTTGGTACAACAACTATAACCATAGCAAGCAAACCTTAAGACACCCAAATTTATCTCCAAATTTAGTAGAATGCTTGCTCAATTGGTTGGTTTTCCTTACAAAGTCTTAATTTAGCATCCATTTTAGGCTAGCTCTTGCTCTTTATCTTGAATCTTTGGTATGTTTTGTATTGGTTCAAGGGTTGTTGTTGTGTTAATTTTAGTCTCCTTAGTGTTGGGAAGAAAACaatcaaactaacaaaattaCAACAAACAACCAATCAAGTTTGAATATAGATAATTGCTTACTTGACAATCAAACTACGATCTCCACTATTCAAAATGAAGAACAATAAGTCTTCTACCAATAATCTAAAAATCAGAGTGATCTAACGATGAAattaagagaaaacaaaaatcttcCATAAATATGCACTAAAAACCGAAGATGGtgtttttctcctcttttatcttctcttttttttttcgaatttagtgtgttatttatatgtatatgttaaaCCTTTGTTTTGacctaatttataaatatagtgGGTCGaactttttcattaaaaaaatttgggtttCTCCACATAAGAAAAGACCTAAAAGCCTAACAATTCTTCTTTTCTCAACTATGTGGAGAAAGACGCCAATTTGATGATCACATGACAAGTCTCAAACTTCCTTCTTAGTAGTGACTTCGTCAACATGTTGGAACCATTATCATCAATGTGAATCTTGTAAAATTCAATCAACTTTTTATTAAGGACATTATGTATCCAATATGACCTTATATCAATCAGTTTTGACCTCGCATGAAAAGTTGAATTCTTACCAAAATGAATAGCGTTTTGACTATCATAAAGCAACATATATCTCTTCTATGTGAAACCAAGCTCTTGCAGGAATCTTTGCATTCATAACATCTCCTTACATGCTTTAGTTATAACAATAAATTCTGATTCAATAGTAGACAATGCAACACCTTTATATAATCTCAACAGTCAAGAGACGACTCCACCTATGAAAAGTAATCAAATAACCAAAAGTGGACTTCCTAAAGTTAATAACCTTATCATATCTAAATCTGTATACCCAACAAGAATTGGCTTCTTACTTCTAAAGCAAAGCTTCAAATCAAAAGTGTCTTGGAGATATCTCATGAGCCACTTCACTGCCTTCTAATGTTTCTTACCAAGATTGGAGAGGAATCAACCAACTATACCAACAACATGAACTATATTTGGACATGTGCAAACTATCGCATACATCAAACTACCAACTGCTAAAACATAAGGAACTTtttgaatatcttttttttctttctttgtggaAGGATTCTTACTAGTACTCAACTTAAAATAAGTAGCAAAAATAATGCTTACTGGCTTTGACTTGTCCATGTTGAATCTTTGAAGCATGCTAAGAATTTGTTTTGTTGGCTCTAAGTCCTTCATGGCAAAAGACTTACTTAACTCATGCTTCAACTTATCAACACGAGAAGTGCTATGATTAACAATtatcatgtcatcaacatatagCAACAATATGATAAAATCATCATCGGAGAACTTCTACACAAAAACACAATGATCACAAATACTCTTTACAAGGCCTTGCCCCCCTATAACAAAATGAAACTTCTTGTACCATTGTCTCAGTACCTATTTTAAGCCATACATACTTGTTTTCAACTTATAGACATAGTTCTCTTTTTCTAGCGCCTAAAAACCTTCAAACTACTCCATGTAAATTTCTTCTTCTAAATCACCATGAAGAAAAGCAGTCTTCACATCCATCTGTTCAATCTTTAAATCAAGACTAAAAGCTAAACTCAAAACAACTTTgatgaaaaacatttttataactAGAGAAAAG from Mangifera indica cultivar Alphonso chromosome 16, CATAS_Mindica_2.1, whole genome shotgun sequence includes the following:
- the LOC123199300 gene encoding F-box protein At2g02240-like, translating into METEMTDVLPEDCVSKIISLTCAPDACKSSVVSRAFKLAADSDAVWENFLPSGYQEIISGSASPSLLTSNLSKKDLYRRLCHNPIIINNGTMSFAIEKKSGKKCFMVGARGLDINEIDDWISVPESRFSRAAYLFHALWFDVKGKIDTKILSPKTTYVVYLVFKLYDDSQSFGVQSSVYIEGIDNGKRRKVLLDPLLSVKRGDDWMEIEMGEFFNENGDDGTLICSLSNEQPMMQYLCIEGIELRPKNGR